In one window of Sardina pilchardus chromosome 23, fSarPil1.1, whole genome shotgun sequence DNA:
- the lonrf2 gene encoding LON peptidase N-terminal domain and RING finger protein 2, with protein MDAGIQNHTEHFVHDISNPNALGLCPEMLEVAEEACRAGDFDLAVEIYSSQLADLHQPDRGLCLRKADALARAGRIGDALDSYRVAANIQRLLPDELGLLVESIARTIRGKELSDPKAESAASGRQTTHDSKTSGRSNNGCTGTDKDGSEEDECLDLFTCKLCKCLLSEPTTLECGHTFCKRCLEDTEAKECSSCHSQISKTYGENRVHGFNGVNVVLSSLLDKWFESESKSRRLWLEGDGMWKKHDLANALEKFNKAVEIAPSICRLLGRRAELHMEMRNFSQAIQDADSVCRLKPHCPKAHYTKAKALSAAGRAEEALQQYFYCVALKPDWSVVKLEAQKVLGELFSSVFEEDGLAAPLPSRQSGPSSRLKPSSLLNSLPPSYSAPGSSKDASGSLSKGCADSPSASSAVPNPDGLFESPKSLTAVLSALPVPSTLKRKGSVELSAAPPCKLHRPADGPSSSAALQVFPGVRQVPLNLLDSGDFECSLCMRLFYEPVTTPCGHTFCLKCLERCMDHNPNCPLCKENLSEYLATRGYSKTFLMQEVLQRYLVDELAERKKVHEEEMKELANLNQEVPIFICTMAFPTIPCPLHVFEPRYRLMIRRSMETGTKQFGMCIADDVKGFADYGCMLEVKDVKFFPDGRSVVDTVGVARFKVLSHGQRDGYHTAKIDYLEDKKVEGEELVELVKLHDSVYDQALAWFTSLKDNMKSQILSHFGHLPSKDPDPQGNLSGPAWCWWLLAVLPLENRAQLTILAMTALKDRLIAIRRVLIFVTRKRPR; from the exons ATGGACGCGGGAATACAAAACCACACGGAACATTTCGTTCATGACATATCGAACCCCAACGCATTGGGTTTATGTCCCGAAATGCTTGAGGTTGCAGAGGAAGCGTGTCGGGCTGGAGACTTCGACCTTGCTGTGGAGATCTACAGCTCTCAGCTGGCCGATCTCCACCAGCCGGACCGGGGACTGTGTTTACGCAAAGCGGACGCATTAGCTAGAGCTGGTCGGATAGGGGACGCTCTGGACTCCTATCGTGTAGCAGCAAACATTCAGAGGCTTTTGCCTGATGAACTCGGACTTTTGGTTGAAAGCATTGCGAGGACTATTCGCGGAAAGGAGTTGAGCGATCCCAAAGCTGAGAGCGCAGCCAGCGGAAGACAGACGACTCACGATTCAAAAACAAGTGGCAGGTCGAACAACGGGTGCACGGGCACTGACAAAGATGGATCGGAAGAAGATGAATGTTTGGACTTATTTACTTGTAAACTTTGCAAGTGTCTGTTATCCGAACCAACTACGCTAGAATGTGGCCATACCTTTTGCAAGCGGTGCCTGGAAGACACTGAAGCAAAAGAATGCAGTAGTTGTCATTCCCAAATAAGCAAAACATACGGCGAGAACCGTGTTCATGGATTTAATGGAGTCAATGTTGTACTCAGTAGTCTTTTGGACAAATGGTTTGAATCGGAAAGCAAATCCAGACGACTTTGGTTGGAAGGAGACGGAATGTGGAAGAAACATGATTTGGCCAACGCGTTGGAAAAGTTCAACAAAGCTGTGGAAATAG CGCCCTCTATCTGCAGGCTGCTGGGACggcgtgctgaattacacatgGAAATGAGGAATTTCAGCCAAGCCATCCAGGACGCAGACAGCGTGTGTCGACTGAAGCCCCACTGCCCCAAA gcCCACTATACGAAGGCGAAGGCGCTGAGTGCGGCTGGACGGGCCGAGGAGGCGCTGCAGCAGTACTTCTACTGCGTGGCCctcaaaccagactggagcgtGGTCAAGCTCGAGGCACAGAAG gtGCTGGGCGAGCTCTTCTCGTCGGTGTTTGAGGAGGATGGTCTCGCTGCCCCGTTGCCCTCGCGGCAGAGTGGACCGTCGTCTCGCCTGAAGCCCTCGTCCCTGCTCAACTCCCTACCCCCTTCCTACTCCGCACCGGGGAGCTCCAAG GATGCCAGTGGCAGCCTCTCTAAGGGCTGCGCGGACAGCCCGAGCGCCAGCTCCGCGGTGCCCAATCCCGACGGCCTGTTCGAGAGCCCCAAGAGCCTGACGGCGGTGCTGTCCGCCCTGCCCGTGCCCTCCACCCTCAAGAGGAAGGGCTCCGTCGAGCTCAGCGCCGCGCCGCCCTGCAAACTCCACCGGCCCGCAG aTGGTCCCAGTTCATCAGCAGCCCTGCAGGTGTTTCCAGGTGTGCGGCAGGTGCCCCTGAACCTCCTGGACAGCGGAGACTTCGAGTGCTCTCTGTGCATGAGGCTGTTCTACGAGCCGGTCACCACCCCCTGTGGTCACACCTTCtgcctcaagtgtctggagcgCTGCATGGACCACAATCCCAACTGCCCGCTCTGCAAAGAGAATCTCTCTGAG TATCTGGCCACTAGAGGGTACAGTAAGACCTTCCTGATGCAGGAGGTGTTGCAGCGCTACCTGGTCGACGAGCTGGCCGAGAGGAAGAAAGTCCacgaggaggagatgaaggagctCGCCaa CTTGAACCAGGAAGTGCCCATCTTCATCTGCACCATGGCGTTTCCCACAATCCCCTGCCCTCTGCACGTGTTCGAGCCGCGCTACCGCCTCATGATCCGCCGCTCCATGGAGACCGGCACCAAGCAGTTCGGCATGTGCATCGCAGACGACGTCAAAgg GTTTGCGGACTACGGCTGCATGCTGGAGGTGAAGGACGTCAAGTTCTTCCCTGACGGACGCTCGGTGGTGGACACGGTGGGCGTGGCACGCTTCAAGGTGCTCAGCCACGGCCAGCGCGACGGATACCACACCGCCAAGATCGACTACCTGGAGGACAAGAAG gtGGAGGGCGAGGAGCTGGTGGAGCTGGTGAAGCTGCATGACTCCGTGTACGATCAGGCCCTGGCCTGGTTCACCTCCCTCAAGGACAACATGAAGAGCCAGATCCTCAGCCACTTCGGACACCTGCCCTCTAAAGACCCCGACCCACAG gGCAACCTGAGTGGGCCTGCGTGGTGCtggtggctgctggccgtgctGCCGCTGGAGAACCGGGCCCAGCTGACCATCCTGGCCATGACCGCCCTCAAGGACCGCCTCATCGCCATCCGCAGGGTCCTCATCTTCGTCACCCGCAAACGCCCGCGGTAA